A single region of the Theileria annulata chromosome 4, complete sequence, *** SEQUENCING IN PROGRESS *** genome encodes:
- a CDS encoding eukaryotic translation initiation factor, putative (Tap349h10.p1c.cand.90 - score = 68.84), whose product MVRVNPSDLSQEELEIGILDWVSDDDEEFDQSQLERFYEQDPPVTLDKSFKRTLMGIFYFLNLFSVLGLPVVGPEKHDRLRDVVRKTITKELEKKGCEIQTPFVLEIPTDGSKQTKGLAFFTFGTPFEANMALKFINKFKLDSSHAFKAILVDNFDMIVSDDNKCVPPLKTFGFTREGIRDWWIMGERMRDQFVIRYADKTEVYWFDSVHREPKLAYDGSRERAEGRRPWADQKVEWSPNGSYLAVYKWAGIALYGGNNFELKIRFEHKNVKNIQFSPCEEYLLTWDGSKGEDRHEKSICIWRVITGELLRSFPTPLKSPKGGDFPHLLWNRTGKYIAMLNQFLEGSEVLVYRLPEMTLIEGPDGKPAPLKYSAEKFDWSPQDDILSVVIPGSLDTPARLVLVEIPSRRELSSRNVYNVCEVAMHWHSKGDCLCLRTTISKKTGKKGRKQFNQLEIFRLRERNIPVDTIQIQDATVKQLHWEEGGSKRFALIVKDEETRSHSIRFYKVSDVGATRDTVWTTTFDITSQLNHMQWSPAGNYFVLGGLGAEGSLFFCALNDNDKVDVLYKDEHFMMNTIRWSSCGRYLATCVNVPMPQHNATTSDSFRYSAEAGYCLWTFQGRLLCKDRKENFYSFDFRPHPTPLLKRTEIEKIKKNLKEYTKRYDLIDEKERKDYRDSYLQKRQNNLDAFKQLYSSLLQWYTSQDNYLEFKSGWDKFLNPLDWEVTDEVYQEVIDIKEEVFE is encoded by the exons ATGGTTAGAGTAAACCCGTCAGATCTCAGCCAAG AGGAACTTGAAATAGGCATTTTGGACTGGGTTTCTGACGATGACGAAGAATTTGATCAATCACAACTAGAAAGGTTTTACGAACAAGACCCACCTGTAACGCTGGATAAAAGCTTCAAGAGAACGTTGATgggtattttttattttttaaatttattttcagtTTTGGGACTCCCAGTGGTTGGCCCTGAAAAACACGACAGACTTCGAGACGTAGTTCGTAAAACAATAACAAAAGAGTTGGAGAAAAAGG GATGTGAGATTCAAACGCCGTTTGTACTGGAGATACCAACAGATGGTAGTAAGCAGACGAAAGGGTTGGCCTTTTTTACATTTGGAACTCCATTTGAAGCGAACATGGCCCTGAAGTTCATAAACAAGTTTAAGCTGGACTCTTCCCATGCATTTAAGGCCATTTTGGTGGACAACTTTGACATGATAGTGAGCGACGATAATAAGTGCGTGCCACCACTAAAGACATTTGGATTTACGAGGGAAGGAATTAGGGACTGGTGGATCATGGGAGAACGCATGAGGGACCAGTTTGTAATAAGATACGCAGACAAAACTGAGGTGTACTGGTTCGACTCAGTTCACCGGGAGCCAAAGCTGGCATATGATGGATCGAGAGAGAGAGCCGAGGGTAGAAGACCATGGGCAGATCAGAAAGTAGAATGGAGTCCAAACGGGTCCTATTTAGCAGTTTACAAGTGGGCAGGAATAGCACTTTACGGAGGAAATAACTTTGAACTGAAAATAAGATTCGAACACAAGAATGTAAAAAACATACAATTCTCACCATGTGAAGAATATCTTCTAACATGGGATGGTTCAAAGGGAGAGGACAGGCATGAAAAATCTATTTGTATCTGGAGAGTTATTACAGGTGAGCTTTTGAGGAGTTTCCCAACGCCGTTAAAGTCACCGAAGGGTGGAGACTTCCCTCACCTGCTCTGGAACAGAACTGGAAAGTACATTGCAATGCTGAACCAGTTTTTAGAAGGCAGTGAAGTGCTCGTTTACAGGCTGCCTGAAATGACACTAATTGAAGGACCAGACGGGAAACCAGCGCCTCTCAAGTACTCGGCTGAAAAGTTCGATTGGTCTCCTCAAGATGATATCCTCTCTGTTGTTATTCCAGGCTCACTAGATACTCCAG cGAGGTTGGTGTTGGTTGAGATACCGTCAAGACGAGAGTTGAGTTCAAGGAATGTATACAATGTGTGCGAAGTTGCAATGCACTGGCACTCGAAAGGAGATTGCCTATGCTTGAgg ACTACGATTTCTAAAAAGACTGGGAAAAAGGGAAGAAAACAGTTTAACCAGCTTGAAATATTCCGTCTAAGAGAAAGAAACATACCAGTTGATACAATACAAATACAAGATGCAACAGTAAAACAATTACACTGGGAAGAAGGTGGAA GTAAGAGATTTGCGTTGATTGTTAAGGACGAGGAGACTAGGAGCCATTCCATCAGATTCTACAAGGTCTCAGATGTAGGAGCCACGAGAGATACTGTT TGGACGACAACATTCGACATCACCTCACAACTGAACCATATGCAATGGTCACCAGCAGGAAACTACTTTGTGCTGGGAGGATTGGGCGCAGAAGGCTCACTCTTTTTCTGCGCACTAAACGATAACGATAAAGTCGAC GTGTTATATAAGGATGAGCACTTTATGATGAATACAATAAGGTGGAGTAGTTGTGGAAGGTATTTGGCAACATGTGTCAATGTCCCAATGCCTCAACATAACGCAACAACCTCAGATTCATTCAG ATATAGTGCGGAAGCTGGATATTGCCTGTGGACATTCCAGGGCAGACTGTTGTGTAAGGACAGGAAGGAGAACTTCTACAGCTTCGATTTCAGACCCCACCCAACTCCATTGCTTAAAAGGACAGAAATTGAAAAGATCAAGAAGAACCTTAAGGAGTACACGAAAAGGTACGACCTCATAGACGAAAAGGAGAGGAAGGACTACAGAGATTCGTACCTACAGAAAAGACAAAATAATCTCGACGCCTTCAAACAGCTATATTCATCACTCTTACAGTGGTACACGTCACAG gACAACTATTTGGAGTTCAAGTCCGGATGGGACAAGTTTTTAAACCCGCTGGACTGGGAAGTCACAGATGAAGTGTATCAGGAAGTAATTGACATAAAGGAGGAGGTTTTTGAGtaa
- a CDS encoding pumilio-family RNA-binding protein, putative, with product MSTANFYNDESFNLFSGNDYKSDGLDFSQINYSYLNLDLDGFGGYNSMDYLQSNYDSSHYDPTQHYETGHYESSQYDTTHFDTGHYDTSSYMSPHLDNVLSEPVKPFHTDYVNCESFSTRYTDGSFEECPQGLGYSMDSLTESMLKQLDTPRLAPSSNETDIPDSLKLSSLDPQMVRRLYDTCVSLNSDTDSSPDLNGMKKERLRAGRRGRRRPEKGVTPVRTFTQPRSPSIKPAAKTRPVARTGFGGLNYSWLKDSFFNCQILGNVASIAQDQTGCRMLQRQLECNDTVFTTAVLGEVLDNLFLLMTDPFGNYLCQKLMSVCDSEQLGQIITACEPQFIPICLNMHGTRAIQKLIEVVSGTNVGRITAILSAGVVELINDLNGNHVIQKCLVALSSDECEFIYKAMNEHCVGLATHRHGCCVMQRCIDAASVPQRARLVDTIAAKTLELVEDAYGNYVIQYVLRLRDDAVNARIVALLCEDLTRFSKHKFSSNVVERCLIFCPSSVRSNLVSRFLNLPFTVLHDLILDPFGNYVIQRVLNVAQPDELAQLLDIIQPHLEELKLVSSGKRIAAKISRKSSSLSDATNTHNYINSNYVAGNGNNSNYVSGSTSTFNSSNSIDSTTSVDSVNSVNSITSVNGMGSEGFIDSMNSSVNANASGVTNVAGVSSVTGVSNVSPVQDYSLCPGNLCNDYPSLYSGEVSNEKVGSKPKLNQGSYSQVMHRLKTGKDYIINLITQDSDNTTDTTIDKDKDTTDTADTSNTVNSETTGNMDSCNTSESINIGMEELSMEFPSLGSEKFKDDPLVRDFCGIFNTGYEDHYKQSYKIWSNL from the exons ATGTCTACAGCAAACTTCTACAATGATGAATCGTTCAACTTATTCTCAGGAAACG ATTACAAGTCCGATGGCTTAGACTTCTCGCAAATCAATTACTCATACCTCAATCTTGACCt GGATGGATTCGGTGGATACAACTCCATGGATTACCTACAGTCAAACTACGATTCCTCACATTATGACCCGACACAACACTATGAAACAGGACATTACGAAAGCTCACAGTATGATACCACACATTTTGATACGGGACACTACGATACATCAAGCTATATGAGTCCCCATCTGGATAATGTTCTGTCAGAGCCAGTGAAGCCGTTCCATACAGATTACGTAAACTGTGAGTCATTTTCAACAAGATACACGGATGGCTCATTTGAAGAATGCCCACAAGGACTCGGATATAGCATGGACTCACTGACAGAGTCGATGCTGAAGCAGTTGGATACACCAAGACTGGCACCATCAAGTAATGAAACTGATATACCAGACAGCTTAAAATTGAGTTCACTGGACCCACAAATGGTTCGACGCCTGTATGATACGTGTGTTAGCCTGAACTCAGACACGGATTCCTCACCGGACTTAAACGGAATGAAAAAAGAAAGATTAAGAGCGGGAAGAAGAGGAAGACGTAGACCGGAGAAAGGTGTAACACCAGTGAGAACATTTACACAGCCGAGGAGCCCATCGATTAAACCAGCAGCTAAAACAAGACCAGTGGCAAGAACAGGATTCGGAGGTTTAAACTACTCATGGCTTAAGgattcattttttaattgCCAAATCCTGGGCAACGTAGCATCAATAGCGCAGGACCAAACAGGCTGCCGAATGTTACAGCGTCAACTTGAATGCAATGACACAGTATTCACAACAGCAGTTCTGGGAGAGGTCTTGGATAACCTGTTCCTGCTAATGACTGACCCATTCGGCAACTATTTGTGCCAGAAGCTGATGAGTGTGTGTGACTCTGAGCAGCTGGGCCAGATTATAACAGCGTGCGAGCCGCAGTTCATACCGATCTGCCTGAATATGCATGGGACTAGGGCAATTCAGAAGTTAATTGAGGTGGTTTCAGGCACTAACGTGGGTAGAATAACTGCTATTTTATCGGCAGGAGTAGTGGAGTTAATCAACGACTTGAACGGTAACCACGTGATACAGAAGTGTCTGGTAGCCCTGAGTAGTGATGAGTGTGAGTTTATCTACAAGGCGATGAACGAGCACTGTGTTGGCTTAGCAACTCATAGACACGGCTGCTGTGTTATGCAGAGGTGTATTGATGCAGCAAGTGTGCCCCAGCGAGCAAGGCTAGTGGACACAATTGCAGCCAAGACCCTAGAGTTGGTTGAGGACGCGTACGGAAACTACGTTATTCAGTATGTGCTTCGGCTCAGAGACGACGCAGTTAATGCGAGAATCGTAGCCCTTCTCTGCGAAGACCTCACACGCTTCTCTAAACATAAGTTTAGCTCAAATGTGGTCGAGCGCTGTCTCATCTTCTGTCCCTCATCGGTGAGGAGTAACTTAGTTTCCAGGTTCCTGAACTTACCCTTCACAGTTTTGCatgatttaatattggATCCGTTCGGTAACTACGTGATTCAGAGAGTGCTGAATGTTGCGCAGCCTGACGAGTTGGCACAATTGCTAGACATAATACAGCCTCACTTGGAGGAGCTGAAGCTGGTTTCATCTGGTAAACGCATTGCCGCCAAGATCTCACGCAAATCCTCATCGCTCAGCGATGCCACAAATACACATAATTACATTAATAGTAACTACGTTGCTGGTAATGGAAATAATTCCAATTATGTAAGTGGTAGCACTAGCACTTTTAACTCTAGTAATAGTATTGATTCTACTACTAGCGTTGACTCGGTTAATAGTGTTAATTCCATAACTAGTGTAAATGGAATGGGTTCAGAAGGTTTTATAGATTCTATGAACTCTAGTGTGAATGCTAATGCTAGTGGAGTGACTAATGTAGCTGGAGTTTCTAGTGTAACGGGTGTTTCTAATGTTAGTCCAGTCCAAGATTATAGTCTATGTCCGGGCAATTTGTGTAATGATTATCCATCTTTATATAGTGGTGAGGTAAGCAATGAGAAAGTAGGATCAAAGCCCAAATTGAATCAAGGTTCATACAGTCAAGTGATGCACCGTCTTAAAACCGGAAAAGATTACATAATTAACCTGATTACCCAAGATAGTGACAACACTACCGATACCACTATTGATAAGGATAAGGATACTACTGATACAGCGGATACCAGTAATACCGTCAATAGTGAAACTACTGGTAACATGGATAGTTGTAATACATCTgaatcaattaatattggTATGGAGGAGTTGAGCATGGAGTTTCCAAGTTTGGGTTCTGAGAAGTTCAAAGATGATCCCTTGGTAAGGGACTTCTGTGGCATTTTCAATACTGGATATGAAGATCATTATAAACAATCTTATAAAATATGGTCCAATCTatga
- a CDS encoding uncharacterized protein (Tap349h10.p1c.C.cand.138 - score = 32.08): MGLDQSFDVWNGFSKPQLLRIIMQLLRDMGYRYSLQHSPLINNLLQPIYSYFKRSFEVLQEESSCSYQDAQTNELESFVLSGNLYDAKGVLGRFQFDESVFNACRFLISQQIFFEALYNNNFDEALKVLRGLVSLENFRLEHMSLEAFDEDSRQRVHQCSTLMVYPSKSLKSELNWSHENSREKLWKHIQCLISPTVTIPPNRLLTLLRQAVELQELHCLNHYDSGDECAVFPLLFDHCCTTSKLPSRLLARLESHTDEIWDVSISPDGQFFATASKDESVILWSASYPFEVIYRWKVHRNVVSCVSWSSDSKLLASCGNDGLIVIWSPYCEEFLQKIEPHTAVATSVAWIPNTWKFITAGMDKQMILHEVVYNPENTPSSSSEHSNTTPLTNGQSNSVTLNGTSVDADTTNASVDSKYTINSICKWSFESRIRTLSINLDGTLAVFATVDRMLRVWDLVSGKEIVPIPESAAITTVTCSKLFNQVLVSVAGQRPVMRLWDIDERRIIQTYRGHREDRYVLRSTLGGPMESFVVSGSEDAQIYIWNKIFGSLLSVIAAHSSTVNAVAWSNDHLISVSDDQTIAIWEPDHNE; encoded by the exons ATGGGTTTGGATCAGTCCTTTGATGTTTGGAATGGGTTTTCCAAACCTCAACTACTCCGGATCATTATGCAATTGCTCCGTGATATGGGCTATAGGTATTCATTACAACACTCTCCACTTATTAATAACTTATTACAGCCTATTTATAGCTATTTtaa GAGGAGTTTTGAGGTTCTTCAAGAGGAATCGAGCTGTTCATACCAGGACGCTCAAACTAACGAGTTGGAGAGTTTTGTACTTTCCGGTAATTTGTATGACGCGAAGGGTGTTTTGGGACGGTTTCAGTTCGACGAGAGTGTTTTCAACGCCTGCAGATTCCTAATATCGCAACAGATTTTCTTCGAAGCTCTGTACAACAACAACTTTGACGAAGCTTTGAAGGTTCTAAGAGGTTTGGTTTCACTTGAAAATTTCCGTTTAGAACACATGTCACTTGAGGCATTTGACGAGGACTCGCGACAACGTGTTCACCAATGCTCAACTCTGATGGTGTACCCTTCAAAATCGCTTAAATCTGAGCTTAACTGGTCACATGAG aaCTCTCGGGAGAAGCTTTGGAAACATATTCAGTGCCTAATTTCACCCACCGTTACCATTCCTCCTAACCGCCTACTG aCCTTGTTGAGACAAGCCGTCGAGTTGCAGGAATTGCACTGCTTGAACCATTATGATAGCGGAGATGAATGTGCCGTGTTCCCGCTCTTATTTGATCACTGCTGTACTACTTCAAAACTCCCTTCGAGACTTCTGGCTCGACTTGAAAGCCATACTGATGAGATTTGGGACGTGTCAATTTCACCAGACGGCCAGTTTTTTGCCACTGCTAGCAAGGATGAAAGTGTAATTTTATGGTCCGCCTCCTACCCCTTTGAGGTGATTTACCGCTGGAAAGTCCACCGTAACGTTGTTAGTTGTGTTTCCTGGAGCTCTGACAGTAAACTGCTTGCTTCCTGTGGAAATGATGGTTTGATTGTAATTTGGAGTCCCTACTGTGAGGAATTTTTACAGAAAATTGAGCCTCACACTGCCGTGGCCACTTCTGTGGCCTGGATTCCAAACACTTGGAAGTTCATCACTGCTGGTATGGATAAGCAGATGATTCTTCACGAGGTTGTTTATAACCCTGAAAACACTCCATCTTCAAGTTCTGAACATTCAAACACTACTCCCTTAACAAATGGCCAATCGAACTCTGTAACTTTAAATGGAACTTCTGTTGACGCTGACACTACTAATGCTAGTGTCGATTCCAAGTATACTATAAACTCAATTTGTAAATGGAGTTTTGAGAGTAGGATTCGTACTCTATCCATCAATTTGGACGGCACTCTCGCTGTTTTTGCCACTGTTGACCGGATGTTAAGGGTTTGGGACCTTGTTTCTGGCAAGGAAATCGTTCCCATTCCTGAGTCTGCTGCCATTACTACTGTCACTTGCAGTAAGTTGTTTAACCAGGTTCTCGTCAGTGTCGCTGGTCAGCGGCCTGTGATGCGTCTCTGGGACATTGACGAACGCCGTATTATCCAGACTTACCGTGGTCATCGTGAGGACCGTTACGTTCTTCGTTCAACTCTTGGTGGTCCTATGGAGTCTTTTGTTGTTTCTGGCAGTGAGGATGCTCAGATTTACATTTGGAACAAGATTTTCGGTTCTCTTCTTTCTGTCATTGCTGCTCATTCTTCCACTGTGAACGCTGTTGCTTGGTCCAACGATCATCTGATTAGTGTTTCTGATGATCAGACCATTGCAATATGGGAGCCAGACCacaatgaataa
- a CDS encoding DEAD-family helicase, putative (Tap349h10.p1c.cand.88 - score = 79.13) encodes MDKERGGLNSVKFSNTTLPEIIPESRLFSHNESQKSSEFSFKERNQRLLSTEDLASKRNDVNSAPKLTYIPKAQRLKNLEETKKKEQNEAIRNEESLKRKRRELLEKSERQKEYERREAQKMKEAERRNEERERRREREERERKERSQMPMNSDLAHLNLLKLPESEVREELIEKELEQIRLHYLGLNKEKKKILKPSEKFKTIFNFEWDESEDTTKFENNPIYQDRPEPQLLFGRGFRAGIDVREQRKKNNFYDQLSKKRAELPQTAPKEPESTIKTIKDEVPTIYHQLNTIKYIESDMLSNHWTKKKLSEMTERDWRIFREDFEIYIKGGRVPPPIRTWAESPLPWELLEAIKKAGYIKPTPIQMQAIPIALEMRDLIGIAVTGSGKTAAFVLPMLTYVKKLPPLDDETSLDGPYALILAPSRELALQIYDETVKFSAFCSCRSVAVVGGRNAESQAFELRKGCEIIIGTPGRVKDCLDRAYTVLSQCNYVILDEADRMIDMGFEDVLKYILDCIPSTNLKDRDESSALEQELSTKAGHRRYRITHMFSATMPPAVEKLTKRYLRAPAFISIGDVGGGKTSITQQLDFVQESKKTRHLEETLETLEPPIIIFVNLKKNTDVITKHITKIGYRAVSLHGGKTQESREDALNKFKSGAYDILVATDVVGRGLDVEGIKVVINYDMPKDIQTYTHRIGRTGRAGLKGLSISFVTDADVDLFYDLKQLLISTDNIVPLELSQHPASKVKPNQPHRNITK; translated from the exons ATGGATAAGGAACGTGGAGGTTTAAACTCAGTAAAGTTTTCAAACACGACACTTCCAGAGATTATACCTGAATCCAGGCTGTTTTCCCATAACGAATCACAAAAATCCTCTGAATTCTCATTTAAGGAAAGAAATCAAAGGCTTTTATCAACAGAAGATTTAGCATCAAAAAGAAATGATGTAAATTCTGCTCCTAAG ttgACTTACATTCCCAAGGCTCAGAGGCTAAAGAATTTGGAGGAAACTAAGAAGAAGGAGCAAAATGAAGCTATTCGAAATGAAGAAAGTCTTAAAAGGAAACGAAGAGAACTTTTGGAAAAATCa gAACGACAGAAAGAATATGAACGTCGTGAAGCTCAGAAGATGAAAGAAGCTGAAAGAAGAAATGAGGAGCGAGAAAGAAGAAGAGAAAGAGAGGAAAGAGAAAGGAAAGAAAGATCGCAAATGCCAATGAATAGTGATTTGGCACACTTGAATTTACTAAAACTACCAGAGTCAGAGGTGAGGGAAGAGTTGATAGAGAAGGAACTGGAACAAATAAGACTTCATTACTTGGGCCTGAACAAGGAGAAGAAAAAGATACTAAAGCCCTCTGAGAAGTTTAAAACCATTTTCAACTTCGAGTGGGACGAATCTGAGGATACAACAAAGTTTGAAAATAATCCGATTTACCAGGACAGACCAGAGCCCCAACTACTCTTTGGACGAGGTTTCAGAGCAG GAATTGACGTTCGAGAGCAAAGGAAGAAGAATAATTTCTACGATCAACTTTCGAAAAAAAGAGCTGAACTACCACAAACGGCTCCAAAAGAACCTGAATCTACTATCAAAACAATTAAAGATGAGGTTCCCACTATATACCATCAACtaaatacaattaaatacata GAGAGTGATATGTTGAGTAATCATTGGACTAAGAAGAAGTTGAGTGAGATGACTGAACGTGACTGGCGCATATTCCGTGAGGACTTTGAGATATACATAAAGGGTGGAAGAGTTCCTCCTCCGATTCGGACTTGGGCCGAGTCTCCACTGCCATGGGAGCTTTTGGAGGCTATTAAGAAG GCCGGATACATTAAGCCAACGCCAATACAAATGCAAGCGATACCAATTGCGCTTGAAATGAGGGACCTGATTGGAATCGCAGTTACAGg TTCTGGGAAAACTGCTGCTTTCGTATTACCAATGCTCACATATGTTAAGAAATTGCCTCCACTAGATGATGAGACTTCACTTGATGGACCTTACGCACTTATTCTAGCTCCTTCAAG AGAGTTGGCACTTCAGATTTATGATGAAACTGTTAAATTTTCAGCCTTTTGTAGTTGTAGATCAGTTGCTGTAGTTGGAGGTAGAAATGCCGAAAGTCAAGCTTTTGAACTCAGAAAAGG ATGTGAGATAATAATTGGTACACCAGGCCGTGTGAAGGATTGTTTGGATCGAGCCTACACTGTGTTGTCTCAGTGTAATTACGTAATTCTGGACGAGGCGGACAGAATGATTGATATGGGCTTTGAAGACGTTCTTAAGTACATCCTCGATTGCATTCCCTCCACCAACCTCAAAGACAGAGATGAATCAAGTGCTCTTGAACAG GAACTAAGTACGAAGGCAGGCCATAGGAGGTATAGGATAACTCATATGTTTTCTGCTACTATGCCTCCAGCAGTTGAAAAGCTCACCAAAAGGTATTTAAGAGCACCAGCCTTCATATCTATTGGAGATGTTGGAGGAGGAAAAACATCAATTACTCAACAGCTCGACTTTGTCCAGGAATCCAAGAAGACTAGACACCTCGAGGAAACTCTGGAGACCCTGGAACCACCAATCATCATCTTCGTTAATCTCAAAAAGAATACTGACGTCATTACCAAACATATTACCAAAATTGGTTATAG GGCTGTTTCATTACATGGTGGAAAGACACAAGAATCTAGAGAGGACGCGTTAAACAAGTTTAAGTCGGGTGCATATGATATTCTGGTGGCCACTGACGTGGTTGGAAGAGGCTTGGATGTTGAGGGAATAAAGGTTGTGATCAACTATGATATGCCCAAAGACATACAAACTTATACTCATCGAATAG gTCGTACTGGCCGTGCTGGACTTAAGGGGCTCTCAATTTCCTTTGTCACGGACGCAGATGTTGACCTTTTCTATGACCTCAAACAGCTTTTAATCTCAACTGACAACATTGTCCCACTAGAGCTTAGCCAACACCCAGCCTCAAAAGTTAAACCAAATCAACCACATCGTAATATTACCAAATGA
- a CDS encoding prenyltransferase (protoheme farnesyltransferase), putative (Tap349h10.p1c.C.cand.137 - score = 28.19;~7 probable transmembrane helices predicted for TA07535 by TMHMM2.0 at aa 39-61, 92-114, 119-136, 149-171, 175-197, 225-247 and 276-295;~Signal anchor predicted for TA07535 by SignalP 2.0 HMM (Signal peptide probability 0.275, signal anchor probability 0.660) with cleavage site probability 0.102 between residues 63 and 64): MVAFSRLLYSAYKPFSLTSVKKLSKYKLSLWVTATGASGFLMVSPMISASFLTTCGGIFLCSAAANTFNQIIERDSDSIMNRTKNRPLPRKIVTPQQAGIIGGTFTIFGGFLLYMTGGLSPMLLAFMNIALYTLVYTPLKKKTQWNTHIGSVVGCVPPLIGCLSAGGSILIPEPWLLFGLMYVWQLPHFYTLSWLYRGDYNRASFKVYGIDDDSGKKTAAASIRWVTFLSSIPLVCNLAGFLPAEFLLATAVPNAVVAHKAIKFYKNPNTKTVNNLFMHSLWHILVLMGLSSYFMSDTKQIKNEDKILQVDDGKILQIERIVNTCE, encoded by the exons atgGTAGCCTTTTCTAGGCTATTATATTCTGCTTATAAGCCTTTTTCCTTAACTTCCGTAAAG AAGTTATCGAAGTATAAATTGTCGCTTTGGGTCACTGCCACTGGCGCCAGTGGTTTCCTCATGGTTTCTCCAATGATTTCAGCAAGTTTTCTTACAACTTGTGGAGGAATTTTCCTATGCAGTGCTGCCGCTAATACTTTTAACCAAATTATTGAACGGGACTCAGATTCCATAATGAACAGAACCAAAAACAG GCCACTTCCTAGAAAAATTGTTACACCTCAACAGGCAGGGATAATTGGAGGTACTTTTACCATTTTTGGTGGTTTTTTGCTTTACATGACTGGAGGTTTAAGTCCCATGCTTCTAGCCTTTATGAACATCGCACTTTACACTCTCGTTTACACTCCTTTAAAGA AAAAAACACAATGGAATACCCATATCGGATCAGTAGTTGGATGTGTTCCTCCACTAATTGGATGCCTATCCGCTGGa ggTAGTATTTTAATTCCTGAGCCCTGGCTTTTGTTTGGTTTAATGTATGTTTGGCAGTTACCTCACTTCTATACTCTTTCTTGGCTTTACCGCGGAGACTACAACAGAGCCTCATTTAAGGTGTATGGAATTGATGACGACTCCGGTAAAAAGACCGCAGCCGCATCTATTCGGTGGGTCACATTTCTTTCATCAATTCCACTC GTTTGTAATTTGGCTGGTTTTTTACCAGCAGAGTTTTTATTGGCAACTGCTGTTCCAAATGCCGTTGTCGCTCATAAAgctattaaattttacaaaaatcCCAATACCAAAACTGTAAATAACCTCTTTATGCATTCTTTATG GCATATACTCGTTTTAATGGGTTTGAGTTCGTATTTTATGTCAGATacaaaacaaattaaaaacgAAGATAAGATTTTACAAGTGGATGATggtaaaatattacaaattgAAAGAATTGTTAACACTtgtgaataa
- a CDS encoding 40S ribosomal protein S24, putative (Tap349h10.p1c.cand.89 - score = 13.62) has product MSTADQVVVRVKKFLSNPILSRKQFSIEVLHPGRSNVSKTELKERLAKQFKVKDSKTVVLFGLKTLFGGGRSTGFGLIYDNLASLKRYERSYRLVRLGIEEAKPKLGRRAKKELKNRRKKVRGKEKAKCTAGKKK; this is encoded by the coding sequence ATGTCTACAGCAGATCAAGTAGTAGTTAGGGTTAAGAAGTTTTTATCGAACCCAATTTTGAGTAGAAAGCAGTTTTCAATAGAGGTTTTGCATCCCGGACGTAGTAACGTGTCGAAGACAGAGCTGAAGGAACGATTGGCAAAACAGTTTAAAGTTAAGGACAGCAAGACTGTAGTGCTGTTTGGACTCAAGACTCTCTTTGGAGGTGGAAGAAGCACCGGCTTCGGCTTAATTTACGACAATTTGGCCTCACTTAAGCGTTACGAGAGGAGTTATAGACTCGTGAGACTCGGAATTGAGGAAGCAAAACCCAAACTAGGACGCCGTGCCAAGAAAGAACTTAAGAATAGGAGGAAAAAGGTTAGAGGAAAGGAAAAAGCAAAGTGTACAGCTGGTAAAAAGAAGTAA